A stretch of Carya illinoinensis cultivar Pawnee chromosome 14, C.illinoinensisPawnee_v1, whole genome shotgun sequence DNA encodes these proteins:
- the LOC122293991 gene encoding uncharacterized protein LOC122293991, protein MSKINQISEQSIPKVLELKQLEASQQEDRDELDDQESCRTPNSQDHQIPTIQSCPPTPRKQPRAFVQKRKWNEFHFFETTSRDELESFFRTSSFQFPRVASQRPAAPKRRCTSPVPAPGTTVVMTRAHVDAHFGLLDMSDRQRKKRVYCTWDIGASYTYVHSWADGNQREFLKNFIFFSV, encoded by the exons ATGTCCAAGATTAACCAAATCTCCGAGCAAAGCATTCCAAAAGTATTAGAGCTTAAACAACTTGAAGCTTCGCAACAGGAAGATCGTGATGAATTAGATGATCAAGAAAGCTGTCGAACACCAAATTCTCAAGATCATCAAATTCCGACCATACAGAGCTGCCCACCAACACCAAGAAAACAGCCACGAGCTTTTGTGCAAAAGAGGAAATGGAATGAATTTCACTTCTTTGAAACCACAAGTCGTGACGAGTTGGAATCCTTCTTCCGAACAAGCAGCTTCCAATTTCCTAGGGTTGCGTCCCAGCGGCCTGCTGCTCCTAAAAGGAGATGTACCAGT CCAGTACCTGCACCAGGAACAACAGTCGTGATGACACGTGCGCATGTTGATGCACATTTTGGTTTATTGGACATGAGTGACCGTCAGAGAAAGAAGAGGGTGTACTGTACGTGGGATATTGGAGCTAGCTATACGTACGTACATAGTTGGGCGGATGGAAACCAGCGAGAgtttcttaaaaattttattttcttttccgtGTAA